One part of the Arabidopsis thaliana chromosome 4, partial sequence genome encodes these proteins:
- the YUC2 gene encoding Flavin-binding monooxygenase family protein — translation MEFVTETLGKRIHDPYVEETRCLMIPGPIIVGSGPSGLATAACLKSRDIPSLILERSTCIASLWQHKTYDRLRLHLPKDFCELPLMPFPSSYPTYPTKQQFVQYLESYAEHFDLKPVFNQTVEEAKFDRRCGLWRVRTTGGKKDETMEYVSRWLVVATGENAEEVMPEIDGIPDFGGPILHTSSYKSGEIFSEKKILVVGCGNSGMEVCLDLCNFNALPSLVVRDSVHVLPQEMLGISTFGISTSLLKWFPVHVVDRFLLRMSRLVLGDTDRLGLVRPKLGPLERKIKCGKTPVLDVGTLAKIRSGHIKVH, via the exons atggAGTTTGTTACAGAAACGTTAGGCAAGAGAATCCATGATCCGTACGTGGAGGAAACTAGGTGCTTAATGATTCCCGGACCAATCATTGTCGGTTCCGGGCCGTCGGGACTGGCCACAGCGGCATGTTTAAAGTCGAGAGACATCCCTAGTTTGATTCTAGAACGTTCCACTTGCATAGCGTCACTATGGCAGCACAAAACATATGATCGTCTTCGACTTCATCTCCCTAAAGATTTCTGTGAGCTTCCATTGATGCCTTTTCCTTCAAGCTACCCTACTTACCCTACAAAGCAACAGTTCGTCCAATACCTTGAGTCTTACGCCGAACATTTTGACCTAAAGCCCGTTTTTAACCAGACCGTGGAGGAAGCCAAGTTCGATAGGCGGTGTGGGTTATGGAGGGTGAGGACAACCGGAGGGAAGAAGGATGAGACAATGGAGTATGTATCACGGTGGCTTGTTGTGGCGACCGGGGAGAATGCCGAGGAGGTGATGCCGGAGATTGATGGAATCCCGGATTTTGGTGGACCTATCCTCCACACAAGCTCCTATAAGAGCGGTGAAATATTTagtgagaagaagattttggtTGTAGGATGTGGAAACTCCGGGATGGAAGTTTGTTTAGACCTTTGCAACTTCAATGCTCTTCCTTCTCTTGTGGTTCGTGACTCG GTACACGTATTACCTCAAGAAATGCTAGGTATATCGACTTTCGGGATATCCACGAGCCTGCTCAAGTGGTTTCCAGTGCACGTGGTGGACCGGTTCTTGTTACGTATGTCTCGGTTGGTTCTTGGTGACACGGATCGGTTAGGGTTAGTTCGACCAAAACTTGGCCCTCTTGAACGCAAGATCAAATGCGGAAAGACTCCTGTTTTGGACGTTGGCACTCTTGCCAAAATCCGAAGTGGACACATCAAGGttcattaa
- a CDS encoding ECA1 gametogenesis family protein (DUF784) (Protein of unknown function (DUF784); FUNCTIONS IN: molecular_function unknown; INVOLVED IN: biological_process unknown; LOCATED IN: endomembrane system; CONTAINS InterPro DOMAIN/s: Protein of unknown function DUF784, Arabidopsis thaliana (InterPro:IPR008502); BEST Arabidopsis thaliana protein match is: Protein of unknown function (DUF784) (TAIR:AT4G13263.1); Has 30201 Blast hits to 17322 proteins in 780 species: Archae - 12; Bacteria - 1396; Metazoa - 17338; Fungi - 3422; Plants - 5037; Viruses - 0; Other Eukaryotes - 2996 (source: NCBI BLink).) — protein sequence MAKSLLMVMLVSIVMFYMACPIFSQEIHEDVAISPTPFEEANSPAMEYDMKLPHYSQKQYDFLEACVEKPSSICGGEIFQNVLDATTLVTDKCCRDILKIGKDCHLGLIKIFFSSYEYKNIASIPRNKQTWNDCLRRVGSKIGVPVSSE from the coding sequence ATGGCAAAGTCTCTTCTCATGGTCATGCTTGTATCCATTGTAATGTTTTACATGGCTTGTCCAATTTTCTCCCAGGAGATACATGAAGATGTAGCCATATCTCCAACTCCATTCGAAGAAGCTAATTCACCCGCAATGGAATATGACATGAAGCTTCCCCATTACTCGCAAAAACAGTATGATTTTCTAGAGGCTTGCGTTGAAAAGCCGAGCTCCATATGCGGAGGTGAGATTTTCCAGAACGTGCTGGATGCAACAACTTTAGTGACAGATAAATGTTGTCGTGATATATTGAAGATTGGCAAAGATTGTCATCTTGGATTGattaaaatcttcttctcatcgtatgaatataaaaatattgcatCTATtccaagaaacaaacagaCATGGAACGATTGTCTTCGTAGAGTTGGAAGCAAGATTGGTGTTCCGGTCTCTTCTGAATAG
- the NYC1 gene encoding NAD(P)-binding Rossmann-fold superfamily protein (NON-YELLOW COLORING 1 (NYC1); CONTAINS InterPro DOMAIN/s: NAD(P)-binding domain (InterPro:IPR016040), Glucose/ribitol dehydrogenase (InterPro:IPR002347), Short-chain dehydrogenase/reductase SDR (InterPro:IPR002198); BEST Arabidopsis thaliana protein match is: NYC1-like (TAIR:AT5G04900.1).): protein MTTLTKIQVYPQVLEHRLFFRDPIRVGSRLTCRERSNRVYVHRCEKKVERKRKVEKFKGNGSWDSLKSGFLGFSKLGFLSKDEYNQKVENLEMVFSSVAVQIARYIVTMTSTGAILLIGFQLSGGDSSMNSLVWYSWLGGIIIGTMTGANMVLEDHYRAGPRNVVITGRGLGKALAREFLLSGDRVIVTSRSSESVDMTVKELEQNLKEIMSNASESARKKLSDAKVVGIACDVCKPEDVEKLSNFAVKELGSINIWINNAGTNKGFRPLLEFTEEDITQIVSTNLIGSILCTRGAMDVMSRQHSGGHIFNMDGAGSGGSSTPLTAVYGSTKCGLRQFHGSIVKESQKTNVGLHTASPGMVLTELLLSGSSIKNKQMFNIICELPETVARTLVPRMRVVKGSGKAVNYLTPPRILLAIVTSWLRRGRWFDDQGRALYAAEADRLRNWAENRTRLSLTDAMEMYTENTWVSVFSLSVVCAFIILQSTTPSSFPGT from the exons ATGACTACTTTAACGAAGATTCAAGTGTACCCACAAGTCTTGGAGCACCGTCTCTTCTTCAGAGATCCGATACGGGTCGGGTCAAGATTGACTTGTAGAGAACGTAGTAATAGGGTTTATGTGCATCGGTGTgagaaaaaagttgaaagaaagagaaaagttgagaaattTAAGGGAAATGGGTCGTGGGATTCTTTGAAATCTgggtttttagggtttagtaaattagggttcttgtcTAAAGATGAGTATAATcagaaagttgaaaacttggAGATGGTTTTCTCTTCG GTTGCTGTTCAAATTGCGAGATACATTGTGACGATGACAAGTACTGGAGCTATTCTTTTGATTGGGTTTCAATTATCAG GTGGAGATAGTTCGATGAACTCATTGGTTTGGTATAGTTGGCTTGGTGGAATTATCATTGGAACCATGACTGGTGCTAACATGGTTTTGGAAGATCATTATCGAGCCGGTCCACGGAATGTTGTTATAACCGGAAG GGGACTAGGGAAAGCTCTTGCTAGagagtttcttctctctggAGACAGAGTCATTGTCACATCTCGCAG TTCTGAATCTGTTGATATGACTGTCAAAGAGCTAGAGCAAAATCTCAAAGAGATTATGAGTAACGCTAGCGAGTCAGCTAGAAAGAAACTGAGTGATGCTAAGGTAGTTGGTATTGCCTGTGATGTTTGCAAACCCGAAGACGTTGAGAAGCTGTCGAATTTCGCTGTAAAAGAGCTTGGTTCCATCAACATATGG ATAAACAATGCTGGTACTAACAAAGGTTTTAGACCGCTACTCGAGTTCACGGAAGAAGATATCACACAG ATTGTCTCCACAAATTTGATTGGATCAATTCTATGTACACGAGGGGCTATGGATGTGATGAGCAGACAGCACAGTGGTGGACACATCTTTAACATGGATGGTGCTGGCTCTGGAGGTTCAAGTACTCCTCTCACTGCCGT ATATGGTTCAACAAAATGTGGACTTAGGCAGTTTCATGGGTCTATAGTGAAAGAAAGCCAAAAAACAAACGTTGGCCTTCACACTGCATCCCCTGGCATGGTTCTGACAGAACTTCTTCTCAG TGGTTCGAGCATTAAAAACAAGCAGATGTTTAACATAATCTGTGAGCTTCCTGAGACAGTAGCTAGAACTTTGGTACCACGAATGCGAGTTGTGAAAGGTTCGGGAAAAGCCGTCAATTACCTAACTCCTCCTCGGATATTGTTAGCTATTGTCACTTCCTGGCTAAGGAGAGGCCGATGGTTTGATGACCAA GGACGGGCGTTATATGCAGCAGAAGCAGATAGACTAAGGAACTGGGCAGAGAACAGGACGAGGTTGTCGTTAACAGACGCGATGGAGATGTATACAGAGAATACTTGggtctctgttttctctctttctgttgTTTGCGCTTTCATCATCTTACAAAGCACAACACCTAGCTCT
- a CDS encoding ECA1 gametogenesis family protein (DUF784) (Protein of unknown function (DUF784); FUNCTIONS IN: molecular_function unknown; INVOLVED IN: biological_process unknown; LOCATED IN: endomembrane system; CONTAINS InterPro DOMAIN/s: Protein of unknown function DUF784, Arabidopsis thaliana (InterPro:IPR008502); BEST Arabidopsis thaliana protein match is: Protein of unknown function (DUF784) (TAIR:AT4G13261.1); Has 30201 Blast hits to 17322 proteins in 780 species: Archae - 12; Bacteria - 1396; Metazoa - 17338; Fungi - 3422; Plants - 5037; Viruses - 0; Other Eukaryotes - 2996 (source: NCBI BLink).), translating into MAKSLLMVMLVSIVMFYMACPIFSQEIHEDVAISPTPFEEANSPAMEYDMKLPHYSQKVFDFLETCAEKPSSICGGEIFQNVLDATTLVTDKCCRDILKIGKDCHLGLIKIFFSSYEYKNIASIPRSKQTWNDCFRRVGSKIGVPVSIE; encoded by the coding sequence atggcAAAGTCTCTTCTCATGGTCATGCTTGTATCCATTGTAATGTTTTACATGGCTTGTCCAATTTTCTCCCAGGAGATACATGAAGATGTAGCCATATCTCCAACTCCATTCGAAGAAGCTAATTCACCCGCAATGGAATATGACATGAAGCTTCCCCATTACTCGCAAAAAGTGTTCGATTTTCTTGAGACTTGCGCTGAAAAGCCGAGCTCCATATGCGGAGGTGAGATTTTCCAGAACGTGTTGGATGCAACAACCTTAGTGACAGATAAATGTTGTCGTGATATATTGAAGATTGGCAAAGATTGCCATCTTGGTTTGattaaaatcttcttctcatcgtatgaatataaaaatattgcatCTATTCCAAGAAGCAAACAGACATGGAACGATTGTTTCCGTAGAGTTGGAAGCAAGATTGGTGTTCCGGTCTCTATTGAATAA
- a CDS encoding ankyrin repeat protein (unknown protein; BEST Arabidopsis thaliana protein match is: unknown protein (TAIR:AT3G13950.1); Has 35333 Blast hits to 34131 proteins in 2444 species: Archae - 798; Bacteria - 22429; Metazoa - 974; Fungi - 991; Plants - 531; Viruses - 0; Other Eukaryotes - 9610 (source: NCBI BLink).) encodes MEVNTRLTREEHPFQDSSAWFLRYLDHQGDWLEKTRGNLVVAATVIAAMSFGVMVNPPGGVWQSEDCSSKGQTTFQTRTCEGKLGTSILEHNPSKRIFYLGMVISNLVSFSASMGIIFLVIIGFRFRNRLIMTIMVMFMVVAVLCISAAFFFAAGLVQHEDDFIEKILQIYLGFWVLLPVLVILIQLVRFLWWVIRFICCGCGRRPRSTPRLLPLALPPVR; translated from the exons ATGGAGGTGAACACTCGACTGACTCGAGAAGAACATCCATTCCAAGATTCATCTGCATGGTTTCTACGGTACCTTGACCACCAAGGCGACTGGCTTGAAAAAACTAGGGGAAACCTGGTCGTTGCTGCAACAGTCATAGCTGCAATGAGCTTTGGGGTAATGGTGAACCCTCCAGGCGGTGTTTGGCAGAGTGAAGATTGTTCCTCCAAAGGCCAAACTACTTTTCAAACCAGAACTTGTGAGGGGAAGCTTGGGACTTCGATACTAGAGCACAATCCTTCAAAGCGTATCTTCTATCTTGGCATGGTCATTAGCAATTTGGTATCGTTTTCCGCCTCAATGGGTATCATTTTCCTCGTCATCATTGGCTTCCGATTCAG GAACCGGTTAATAATGACGATCATGGTCATGTTTATGGTGGTGGCGGTTCTATGTATATCGGCAGCCTTCTTCTTTGCTGCGGGGTTGGTTCAACACGAGGATGATTTCATCGAGAAGattcttcaaatttatttgggattttgggttttgcttCCTGTTTTAGTAATCCTGATCCAATTAGTGCGGTTTTTATGGTGGGTTATTAGGTTCATATGTTGTGGTTGTGGACGTCGACCACGGTCTACTCCACGGTTGCTGCCTTTGGCTCTGCCACCTGTCCGTTGA
- the YUC2 gene encoding Flavin-binding monooxygenase family protein: protein MIVFDFISLKISPVFNQTVEEAKFDRRCGLWRVRTTGGKKDETMEYVSRWLVVATGENAEEVMPEIDGIPDFGGPILHTSSYKSGEIFSEKKILVVGCGNSGMEVCLDLCNFNALPSLVVRDSVHVLPQEMLGISTFGISTSLLKWFPVHVVDRFLLRMSRLVLGDTDRLGLVRPKLGPLERKIKCGKTPVLDVGTLAKIRSGHIKVYPELKRVMHYSAEFVDGRVDNFDAIILATGYKSNVPMWLKGVNMFSEKDGFPHKPFPNGWKGESGLYAVGFTKLGLLGAAIDAKKIAEDIEVQRHFLPLARPQHC, encoded by the exons ATGATCGTCTTCGACTTCATCTCCCTAAAGATTTCT CCCGTTTTTAACCAGACCGTGGAGGAAGCCAAGTTCGATAGGCGGTGTGGGTTATGGAGGGTGAGGACAACCGGAGGGAAGAAGGATGAGACAATGGAGTATGTATCACGGTGGCTTGTTGTGGCGACCGGGGAGAATGCCGAGGAGGTGATGCCGGAGATTGATGGAATCCCGGATTTTGGTGGACCTATCCTCCACACAAGCTCCTATAAGAGCGGTGAAATATTTagtgagaagaagattttggtTGTAGGATGTGGAAACTCCGGGATGGAAGTTTGTTTAGACCTTTGCAACTTCAATGCTCTTCCTTCTCTTGTGGTTCGTGACTCG GTACACGTATTACCTCAAGAAATGCTAGGTATATCGACTTTCGGGATATCCACGAGCCTGCTCAAGTGGTTTCCAGTGCACGTGGTGGACCGGTTCTTGTTACGTATGTCTCGGTTGGTTCTTGGTGACACGGATCGGTTAGGGTTAGTTCGACCAAAACTTGGCCCTCTTGAACGCAAGATCAAATGCGGAAAGACTCCTGTTTTGGACGTTGGCACTCTTGCCAAAATCCGAAGTGGACACATCAAG GTGTATCCGGAGTTGAAACGGGTAATGCATTATTCGGCAGAGTTTGTTGATGGGAGAGTAGATAACTTCGACGCCATTATACTCGCCACGGGTTACAAAAGCAACGTACCCATGTGGCTAAAG ggaGTGAACATGTTTTCTGAGAAAGATGGATTTCCGCATAAACCATTTCCTAACGGTTGGAAAGGCGAAAGCGGATTGTATGCAGTCGGTTTCACAAAGCTTGGATTGCTTGGTGCAGCCATTGATGCCAAGAAGATCGCTGAGGATATTGAGGTTCAACGACATTTCTTACCATTGGCTCGTCCTCAACATTGTTAA
- the YUC2 gene encoding Flavin-binding monooxygenase family protein (YUCCA2 (YUC2); FUNCTIONS IN: NADP or NADPH binding, oxidoreductase activity, FAD binding, flavin-containing monooxygenase activity; INVOLVED IN: auxin biosynthetic process; EXPRESSED IN: 24 plant structures; EXPRESSED DURING: 13 growth stages; CONTAINS InterPro DOMAIN/s: Pyridine nucleotide-disulphide oxidoreductase, class-II (InterPro:IPR000103), FAD-dependent pyridine nucleotide-disulphide oxidoreductase (InterPro:IPR013027), Flavin-containing monooxygenase-like (InterPro:IPR020946); BEST Arabidopsis thaliana protein match is: Flavin-binding monooxygenase family protein (TAIR:AT5G25620.2); Has 8906 Blast hits to 8890 proteins in 1145 species: Archae - 19; Bacteria - 4493; Metazoa - 721; Fungi - 1451; Plants - 645; Viruses - 0; Other Eukaryotes - 1577 (source: NCBI BLink).), which produces MEFVTETLGKRIHDPYVEETRCLMIPGPIIVGSGPSGLATAACLKSRDIPSLILERSTCIASLWQHKTYDRLRLHLPKDFCELPLMPFPSSYPTYPTKQQFVQYLESYAEHFDLKPVFNQTVEEAKFDRRCGLWRVRTTGGKKDETMEYVSRWLVVATGENAEEVMPEIDGIPDFGGPILHTSSYKSGEIFSEKKILVVGCGNSGMEVCLDLCNFNALPSLVVRDSVHVLPQEMLGISTFGISTSLLKWFPVHVVDRFLLRMSRLVLGDTDRLGLVRPKLGPLERKIKCGKTPVLDVGTLAKIRSGHIKVYPELKRVMHYSAEFVDGRVDNFDAIILATGYKSNVPMWLKGVNMFSEKDGFPHKPFPNGWKGESGLYAVGFTKLGLLGAAIDAKKIAEDIEVQRHFLPLARPQHC; this is translated from the exons atggAGTTTGTTACAGAAACGTTAGGCAAGAGAATCCATGATCCGTACGTGGAGGAAACTAGGTGCTTAATGATTCCCGGACCAATCATTGTCGGTTCCGGGCCGTCGGGACTGGCCACAGCGGCATGTTTAAAGTCGAGAGACATCCCTAGTTTGATTCTAGAACGTTCCACTTGCATAGCGTCACTATGGCAGCACAAAACATATGATCGTCTTCGACTTCATCTCCCTAAAGATTTCTGTGAGCTTCCATTGATGCCTTTTCCTTCAAGCTACCCTACTTACCCTACAAAGCAACAGTTCGTCCAATACCTTGAGTCTTACGCCGAACATTTTGACCTAAAGCCCGTTTTTAACCAGACCGTGGAGGAAGCCAAGTTCGATAGGCGGTGTGGGTTATGGAGGGTGAGGACAACCGGAGGGAAGAAGGATGAGACAATGGAGTATGTATCACGGTGGCTTGTTGTGGCGACCGGGGAGAATGCCGAGGAGGTGATGCCGGAGATTGATGGAATCCCGGATTTTGGTGGACCTATCCTCCACACAAGCTCCTATAAGAGCGGTGAAATATTTagtgagaagaagattttggtTGTAGGATGTGGAAACTCCGGGATGGAAGTTTGTTTAGACCTTTGCAACTTCAATGCTCTTCCTTCTCTTGTGGTTCGTGACTCG GTACACGTATTACCTCAAGAAATGCTAGGTATATCGACTTTCGGGATATCCACGAGCCTGCTCAAGTGGTTTCCAGTGCACGTGGTGGACCGGTTCTTGTTACGTATGTCTCGGTTGGTTCTTGGTGACACGGATCGGTTAGGGTTAGTTCGACCAAAACTTGGCCCTCTTGAACGCAAGATCAAATGCGGAAAGACTCCTGTTTTGGACGTTGGCACTCTTGCCAAAATCCGAAGTGGACACATCAAG GTGTATCCGGAGTTGAAACGGGTAATGCATTATTCGGCAGAGTTTGTTGATGGGAGAGTAGATAACTTCGACGCCATTATACTCGCCACGGGTTACAAAAGCAACGTACCCATGTGGCTAAAG ggaGTGAACATGTTTTCTGAGAAAGATGGATTTCCGCATAAACCATTTCCTAACGGTTGGAAAGGCGAAAGCGGATTGTATGCAGTCGGTTTCACAAAGCTTGGATTGCTTGGTGCAGCCATTGATGCCAAGAAGATCGCTGAGGATATTGAGGTTCAACGACATTTCTTACCATTGGCTCGTCCTCAACATTGTTAA
- the NYC1 gene encoding NAD(P)-binding Rossmann-fold superfamily protein (NON-YELLOW COLORING 1 (NYC1); CONTAINS InterPro DOMAIN/s: NAD(P)-binding domain (InterPro:IPR016040), Glucose/ribitol dehydrogenase (InterPro:IPR002347), Short-chain dehydrogenase/reductase SDR (InterPro:IPR002198); BEST Arabidopsis thaliana protein match is: NYC1-like (TAIR:AT5G04900.1); Has 30201 Blast hits to 17322 proteins in 780 species: Archae - 12; Bacteria - 1396; Metazoa - 17338; Fungi - 3422; Plants - 5037; Viruses - 0; Other Eukaryotes - 2996 (source: NCBI BLink).) gives MTTLTKIQVYPQVLEHRLFFRDPIRVGSRLTCRERSNRVYVHRCEKKVERKRKVEKFKGNGSWDSLKSGFLGFSKLGFLSKDEYNQKVENLEMVFSSVAVQIARYIVTMTSTGAILLIGFQLSGGDSSMNSLVWYSWLGGIIIGTMTGANMVLEDHYRAGPRNVVITGSTRGLGKALAREFLLSGDRVIVTSRSSESVDMTVKELEQNLKEIMSNASESARKKLSDAKVVGIACDVCKPEDVEKLSNFAVKELGSINIWINNAGTNKGFRPLLEFTEEDITQIVSTNLIGSILCTRGAMDVMSRQHSGGHIFNMDGAGSGGSSTPLTAVYGSTKCGLRQFHGSIVKESQKTNVGLHTASPGMVLTELLLSGSSIKNKQMFNIICELPETVARTLVPRMRVVKGSGKAVNYLTPPRILLAIVTSWLRRGRWFDDQGRALYAAEADRLRNWAENRTRLSLTDAMEMYTENTWVSVFSLSVVCAFIILQSTTPSSFPGT, from the exons ATGACTACTTTAACGAAGATTCAAGTGTACCCACAAGTCTTGGAGCACCGTCTCTTCTTCAGAGATCCGATACGGGTCGGGTCAAGATTGACTTGTAGAGAACGTAGTAATAGGGTTTATGTGCATCGGTGTgagaaaaaagttgaaagaaagagaaaagttgagaaattTAAGGGAAATGGGTCGTGGGATTCTTTGAAATCTgggtttttagggtttagtaaattagggttcttgtcTAAAGATGAGTATAATcagaaagttgaaaacttggAGATGGTTTTCTCTTCG GTTGCTGTTCAAATTGCGAGATACATTGTGACGATGACAAGTACTGGAGCTATTCTTTTGATTGGGTTTCAATTATCAG GTGGAGATAGTTCGATGAACTCATTGGTTTGGTATAGTTGGCTTGGTGGAATTATCATTGGAACCATGACTGGTGCTAACATGGTTTTGGAAGATCATTATCGAGCCGGTCCACGGAATGTTGTTATAACCGGAAG CACTAGGGGACTAGGGAAAGCTCTTGCTAGagagtttcttctctctggAGACAGAGTCATTGTCACATCTCGCAG TTCTGAATCTGTTGATATGACTGTCAAAGAGCTAGAGCAAAATCTCAAAGAGATTATGAGTAACGCTAGCGAGTCAGCTAGAAAGAAACTGAGTGATGCTAAGGTAGTTGGTATTGCCTGTGATGTTTGCAAACCCGAAGACGTTGAGAAGCTGTCGAATTTCGCTGTAAAAGAGCTTGGTTCCATCAACATATGG ATAAACAATGCTGGTACTAACAAAGGTTTTAGACCGCTACTCGAGTTCACGGAAGAAGATATCACACAG ATTGTCTCCACAAATTTGATTGGATCAATTCTATGTACACGAGGGGCTATGGATGTGATGAGCAGACAGCACAGTGGTGGACACATCTTTAACATGGATGGTGCTGGCTCTGGAGGTTCAAGTACTCCTCTCACTGCCGT ATATGGTTCAACAAAATGTGGACTTAGGCAGTTTCATGGGTCTATAGTGAAAGAAAGCCAAAAAACAAACGTTGGCCTTCACACTGCATCCCCTGGCATGGTTCTGACAGAACTTCTTCTCAG TGGTTCGAGCATTAAAAACAAGCAGATGTTTAACATAATCTGTGAGCTTCCTGAGACAGTAGCTAGAACTTTGGTACCACGAATGCGAGTTGTGAAAGGTTCGGGAAAAGCCGTCAATTACCTAACTCCTCCTCGGATATTGTTAGCTATTGTCACTTCCTGGCTAAGGAGAGGCCGATGGTTTGATGACCAA GGACGGGCGTTATATGCAGCAGAAGCAGATAGACTAAGGAACTGGGCAGAGAACAGGACGAGGTTGTCGTTAACAGACGCGATGGAGATGTATACAGAGAATACTTGggtctctgttttctctctttctgttgTTTGCGCTTTCATCATCTTACAAAGCACAACACCTAGCTCT